One region of Trinickia violacea genomic DNA includes:
- a CDS encoding TetR/AcrR family transcriptional regulator: protein MAVRTPSRLAGDTKARILDAAEDLFIECGYEAMSLRHITSRAEVNLAAVNYHFGSKEALIHAMLSRRLDKLNEERLKLLDRFDTLLGSHLTCEHVLGAMFIPALHLSREPRTGGRAFLRLLGRAYTDPSSFIRDFLSRHYASVSERFFDAFQRALPHLPRGELGWRLHFAIGALSGMLAGGDTDGLIVEFSQGKSMNDLQLIARLASLIVAALKAPQPDAAQLAAFAAVLGDAGDNVENCLASNGGNASAFAPSAETPGTEDAAPQAEAASMPPSLPPSDEPLAPPPGSTMPASRPAA, encoded by the coding sequence ATGGCAGTTCGCACACCGAGCCGGCTCGCCGGCGACACGAAGGCGCGCATCTTGGATGCCGCCGAAGATCTCTTCATCGAATGCGGCTACGAGGCGATGTCGCTGCGGCACATCACGTCGCGCGCCGAAGTCAATCTCGCCGCCGTCAACTATCACTTCGGCAGCAAGGAAGCGTTGATCCACGCGATGCTCTCGCGCCGGCTCGACAAGCTGAACGAAGAGCGACTGAAGCTGCTCGACCGCTTCGACACGCTGCTCGGCTCGCACCTGACGTGCGAGCACGTGCTCGGCGCGATGTTCATTCCGGCGCTGCATCTTTCTCGCGAGCCGCGCACGGGCGGACGCGCGTTCCTGCGGCTCTTGGGGCGCGCGTACACCGATCCGTCCTCGTTCATCCGCGACTTTCTGAGCCGGCATTACGCGTCGGTATCGGAGCGCTTCTTCGATGCGTTCCAGCGCGCGTTGCCGCATCTGCCGCGCGGAGAACTCGGCTGGCGGCTGCACTTCGCGATCGGCGCGCTTTCGGGGATGCTCGCGGGCGGCGACACCGACGGCCTCATCGTCGAGTTCTCGCAGGGCAAGTCGATGAACGACCTGCAGTTGATCGCGCGCCTCGCTTCGCTGATCGTCGCGGCGCTCAAGGCGCCTCAGCCCGACGCGGCGCAGTTGGCCGCGTTCGCCGCAGTGCTCGGCGACGCGGGCGATAACGTCGAGAACTGCCTGGCGAGCAACGGCGGCAACGCGAGCGCTTTCGCGCCAAGCGCCGAGACGCCGGGAACGGAAGATGCTGCACCGCAGGCAGAGGCCGCCTCGATGCCCCCATCGCTGCCCCCCAGCGACGAACCGCTTGCGCCGCCGCCCGGCTCGACGATGCCGGCTTCCCGTCCAGCCGCCTGA
- a CDS encoding MFS transporter: MSWTREQRNVTIAAYLGWTLDAFDFFLMVFVFKDIAAEFNTKITDVTIALTLTLAARPIGALIFGRLADKFGRRPTLMLNIACYSLIELLSGFSPNLTTLLVLRFLFGIAMGGEWGVGSALTMETVPTHSRGFVSGLLQAGYPSGYLLASVVYGILYQYIGWRGMFFVGVAPALLVMYIRTSVPESPVWKTMEKRARPGLVETLKQNWKLSIYAIVLMTCFNFFSHGTQDLYPTFLQKQHHFDPHTVSLIAITLNIGAIVGGLFFGSLSEKIGRRRAIFIAALIALPVLPVWAFSTTAVTLAIGAFLMQISVQGAWGVIPVHLNEISPDEIRATFPGFVYQLGNLLASGNAPMQSAFAESHDNNYALALATTCGIVAVIIAVLILFSRERRGIDMQLSAEHVKSTA; encoded by the coding sequence ATGAGCTGGACGCGCGAACAAAGAAACGTAACAATCGCGGCCTATCTAGGCTGGACCCTGGACGCCTTCGATTTCTTCCTCATGGTGTTCGTATTCAAGGACATCGCCGCCGAATTCAATACCAAGATCACCGACGTCACGATTGCGCTGACACTCACGCTCGCCGCGCGCCCAATCGGCGCGCTGATCTTCGGACGGCTCGCCGACAAGTTCGGCCGGCGTCCGACATTGATGCTCAACATCGCCTGCTACTCGCTCATTGAATTGCTCTCCGGCTTCTCGCCGAACCTGACGACCTTGCTCGTGCTGCGCTTTCTGTTCGGCATCGCGATGGGCGGCGAATGGGGCGTCGGCTCGGCGCTCACGATGGAAACCGTGCCCACGCATTCGCGCGGTTTCGTCTCCGGTCTGCTGCAAGCGGGCTACCCGAGCGGCTATCTGCTCGCCTCGGTCGTGTACGGCATCCTTTACCAATACATCGGCTGGCGCGGCATGTTCTTCGTCGGCGTCGCGCCGGCGCTGCTCGTGATGTACATCCGCACGAGCGTGCCCGAGTCGCCCGTATGGAAGACGATGGAAAAGCGCGCGCGTCCGGGCCTCGTCGAGACGCTCAAGCAAAACTGGAAGCTGTCCATCTACGCAATCGTGCTGATGACCTGCTTCAACTTCTTCTCGCACGGCACGCAAGACCTCTATCCGACCTTCCTGCAAAAGCAGCATCATTTCGATCCGCACACGGTGTCGCTGATCGCGATCACGCTGAATATCGGCGCGATCGTCGGCGGCCTGTTCTTCGGCTCGCTCTCGGAGAAGATCGGCCGGCGCCGCGCGATTTTCATCGCCGCATTGATCGCGCTGCCGGTGCTGCCGGTCTGGGCCTTCTCGACGACGGCCGTCACGCTTGCGATCGGCGCGTTCCTGATGCAGATCTCGGTGCAAGGCGCATGGGGCGTGATTCCCGTCCACTTGAACGAGATCTCGCCGGATGAAATCCGCGCGACGTTCCCCGGTTTCGTGTATCAGCTCGGCAACCTGCTCGCGTCCGGCAATGCTCCGATGCAGTCCGCGTTCGCCGAGAGTCACGACAACAACTATGCGCTGGCGCTCGCGACCACTTGCGGCATCGTGGCGGTCATCATCGCGGTGCTGATTTTGTTCAGCCGCGAGCGGCGCGGCATCGATATGCAGCTATCGGCAGAGCACGTCAAATCGACAGCTTGA